The nucleotide sequence tgtatataattggaaaaataatgaaacaagttGATCACTATagtagcaataaaaacaaaaaaactaacgaTAAAACTTACACATATGATCATCTACTATTTATATCTTATGACCTTTCTTATTTACtttataatgattatatattacaagaaaataaaactaaaaaaaaataatattcttataaaAGATTTACAAATACGTCAAAATAGTGCCATgtcttcttttatatatttaccgtcattccaaaatataaaagaaatggagctaacaaaattatataattttgaaaaagaaatagtgtCAAATTGTTACTCAAACAAGTTGTCCATTATTAATTATGTtaataaaattaatggaaaaaaaaataaacattttaacaaattatcAACGGAGGTAATTATCCAatcaacttgtttttttttttttttttttttttttttttattatttctttattgtacAAGTAccttaacatattttttaatgcatgtatatatgtgtgccatgtcttttttttttttttatttattttttttttttatggcagtaCCAAAGTGATATATCCGTTTTAGTTCTTTACTTAAAAATGTTATGTAAAAAAATAGCGTATTATGTCTTTACCTGCATTTACGAGAAACACGAGGCGTTAATcaggtaaaaatgtaaaaaaataaaataaaatagataaaataatgttattacaAAGCTAAGAATGTTTCAGACCATTGTTTAACCTGCTTACATATTTCTAGGCAAATTCTTactcttatacatatatatatatatatatatatatatatatatttatttttttcgcAGAAAACGAATTAACATcatgcaaaataattttcaaacgaaatttgaaaaattaaatgacgAATTACAACTATCAGATAAATCATATGATAttgttacaaaaagaaaaatagaactaaaaatattttttactttttatgttgttGGTATTAAACATTTGTTAGCTAATCACTTATATTCCttttatgaaaatacatataacaacttaatttttttcctttaccttttgAATTTACTACCTGCGGATTCCACTTTACAACAACACCcgtaatttatttaatataaaatatagtgCGTTAACTTTGTgcatataaacatacaaaaacatgtatataaaaattgacatataaatatatatacttatttttttatttttatttttttatttcatacctTTTTTAAAACAGTTCACAGCAACAGGgtactttaaatgaaaataataatcttacAAGCGAGCGAAAAATTTGTTACTTAAAAATTGACTACCGTGATATGTCCTCCGAATGTATGAAGACTAAACCAGTTTAATAAgcatcataaaaatataaatagttatttttcatttttttatcatATACGTTATCACATGTGTGAATATACATAAAACTGGTACataaacacatgtgtgtgtgtttttttttttttttttttttttttttttttttttttttccaagatgacctcaatgacattataaaaaaaataagaaacacgTACAGTGTCGATGACGACAAAAAGGATCTTGATATAAAAGAAGACAAtatgaataatatgaaaaaagGCGTGCTTTATATGGCTTATTATGAAGATAATACCTTTTTtgttaataaattagaaaagttaaaaaaaaaaaataaataaataaacataaaaacataaacataaaaacatatgaacatacacatacatatatattaacgACAAACGCGAATTAATCAAATCGTAAAAAAATTTTATCtgtgttatgtatatatattatatatattatatatatacattatatacattatatacattatatacattatatacattatatatatgtatatgtccccatttaaaagacataattgttttataatcgtgaatgttttttttttttttttttcc is from Piliocolobus tephrosceles isolate RC106 unplaced genomic scaffold, ASM277652v3 unscaffolded_43667, whole genome shotgun sequence and encodes:
- the LOC113224088 gene encoding uncharacterized protein LOC113224088; this translates as MIIYYLYLMTFLIYFIMIIYYKKIKLKKNNILIKDLQIRQNSAMSSFIYLPSFQNIKEMELTKLYNFEKEIVSNCYSNKLSIINYVNKINGKKNKHFNKLSTEYQSDISVLVLYLKMLCKKIAYYVFTCIYEKHEALIRKRINIMQNNFQTKFEKLNDELQLSDKSYDIVTKRKIELKIFFTFYVVGIKHLLANHLYSFYENTYNNLIFFLYLLNLLPADSTLQQHPSQQQGTLNENNNLTSERKICYLKIDYRDMSSEYDLNDIIKKIRNTYSVDDDKKDLDIKEDNMNNMKKGVLYMAYYEDNTFFVNKLEKKISKYMSKLYTYMEKLLDVKKKETIKLISNDMKLHRKYYECKNE